The following are from one region of the Streptomyces changanensis genome:
- the trpM gene encoding tryptophan biosynthesis modulator TrpM, whose amino-acid sequence MSTAVARPAPRPLPGLGARVRVTAAQAPSGAYARLARGCRPRGCRAPARRVHGRRVRYVIGDEPGQVNGMRWRAPRRGEH is encoded by the coding sequence GTGTCCACCGCCGTCGCCCGCCCCGCGCCCCGGCCCCTCCCGGGCCTGGGCGCGCGCGTGCGCGTGACGGCGGCACAGGCCCCCTCCGGGGCGTACGCCCGTCTGGCCCGCGGCTGCCGCCCCCGCGGTTGCCGCGCCCCCGCGCGGCGCGTCCACGGCCGCCGGGTGCGGTACGTCATCGGTGACGAGCCGGGCCAGGTGAACGGCATGCGATGGCGCGCCCCGCGCCGCGGGGAGCACTGA
- the trpB gene encoding tryptophan synthase subunit beta: MPSEFFVPDPVGQVPDAQGYFGAFGGKFIPEALVAAVDEVAVEYEKAKTDPAFAAELDDLLVHYTGRPSALTEVPRFAEHAGGARILLKREDLNHTGSHKINNVLGQALLTRRMGKTRVIAETGAGQHGVATATACALFGLDCTIYMGEIDTQRQALNVARMRMLGAEVIAVKSGSRTLKDAINEAFRDWVANVDTTHYLFGTVAGPHPFPAMVRDFHRVIGVEARRQVLERTGRLPDAAVACVGGGSNAIGLFHAFIPDASVRLVGCEPAGHGVETGEHAATLTAGEPGILHGSRSYVLQDDEGQITEPYSISAGLDYPGIGPEHAHLKDSGRGEYRAITDDAAMRALRLLSRTEGIIPAIESAHALAGALEVGRELGPDGLIVVNLSGRGDKDMDTAARYFGLYDTDAAVAADAETDVAEIEGDAK; this comes from the coding sequence ATGCCCAGCGAGTTCTTCGTTCCCGACCCCGTGGGCCAGGTGCCCGACGCCCAGGGGTACTTCGGCGCCTTCGGCGGCAAGTTCATCCCGGAGGCGCTCGTCGCCGCCGTCGACGAGGTCGCCGTCGAGTACGAGAAGGCCAAGACCGACCCGGCGTTCGCCGCCGAGCTCGACGACCTGCTCGTCCACTACACCGGCCGGCCCAGTGCCCTGACCGAGGTGCCCCGCTTCGCGGAGCACGCCGGCGGCGCCCGGATCCTCCTCAAGCGCGAGGACCTCAACCACACCGGTTCGCACAAGATCAACAACGTGCTGGGGCAGGCCCTGCTGACCCGGCGCATGGGCAAGACCCGCGTCATCGCCGAGACCGGCGCCGGGCAGCACGGCGTCGCCACCGCGACCGCCTGCGCCCTCTTCGGCCTCGACTGCACCATCTACATGGGCGAGATCGACACGCAGCGCCAGGCCCTCAACGTCGCCCGCATGCGCATGCTCGGCGCCGAGGTCATCGCGGTGAAGTCCGGCAGCCGCACCCTCAAGGACGCGATCAACGAGGCGTTCCGCGACTGGGTCGCCAACGTCGACACCACCCACTACCTCTTCGGCACCGTCGCCGGCCCGCACCCCTTCCCGGCCATGGTGCGCGACTTCCACCGGGTCATCGGTGTCGAGGCGCGCCGCCAGGTCCTGGAGCGGACCGGTCGGCTGCCCGACGCCGCCGTCGCCTGCGTCGGCGGCGGGTCGAACGCCATCGGTCTCTTCCACGCCTTCATCCCCGACGCCTCCGTCCGCCTCGTCGGCTGCGAGCCGGCCGGGCACGGCGTCGAGACCGGCGAGCACGCCGCCACCCTCACCGCGGGCGAGCCGGGCATCCTGCACGGGTCCCGCTCGTACGTCCTCCAGGACGACGAGGGGCAGATCACCGAGCCCTACTCCATCTCGGCCGGCCTGGACTACCCGGGCATCGGCCCTGAGCACGCCCACCTCAAGGACAGCGGCCGCGGCGAGTACCGCGCGATCACCGACGACGCGGCCATGCGCGCCCTGCGCCTGCTGTCGCGCACCGAGGGCATCATCCCGGCGATCGAGTCCGCGCACGCGCTGGCCGGGGCCCTGGAGGTCGGCCGGGAGCTCGGCCCCGACGGGCTGATCGTCGTCAACCTCTCGGGCCGCGGCGACAAGGACATGGACACCGCCGCCCGGTACTTCGGGCTGTACGACACGGACGCCGCCGTGGCCGCCGACGCGGAGACGGACGTCGCGGAGATCGAGGGGGACGCCAAGTGA
- the trpA gene encoding tryptophan synthase subunit alpha codes for MSGNIQLLTETLAAAKAQDRSALIAYLPAGFPTVDGGIAAVKAVLDGGADVVEVGLPHSDPVLDGPVIQTADDIALRGGVRIADVMRTVREAFAATGKPVLVMTYWNPIDRYGVERFTAELAEAGGAGCILPDLPVQESALWREHAEKHGLATVFVVAPSSRDARLAEITAAGSGFVYAASLMGVTGTRESVGEQAADLVRRTRATTDLPVCVGLGVSNAAQAAEVATFADGVIVGSAFVKRILDAPDEAAGLAAVRELAGELARGVQRSRPGA; via the coding sequence GTGAGCGGGAACATCCAGCTGTTGACCGAGACCCTCGCCGCGGCGAAGGCGCAGGACCGGTCCGCGCTCATCGCCTACCTCCCGGCCGGGTTCCCGACGGTCGACGGTGGCATCGCCGCCGTCAAGGCCGTCCTGGACGGTGGCGCGGACGTCGTCGAGGTCGGGCTGCCGCACAGCGACCCGGTGCTGGACGGCCCCGTCATCCAGACCGCCGACGACATCGCCCTGCGCGGCGGCGTCCGGATCGCCGACGTGATGCGCACGGTCCGCGAGGCGTTCGCCGCCACCGGCAAGCCGGTCCTCGTCATGACGTACTGGAACCCGATCGACCGCTACGGGGTCGAGCGGTTCACCGCCGAGCTGGCCGAGGCGGGCGGCGCCGGGTGCATCCTGCCCGACCTGCCCGTGCAGGAGTCCGCGCTGTGGCGCGAGCACGCCGAGAAGCACGGACTCGCCACGGTCTTCGTGGTCGCCCCGAGCAGCCGGGACGCCCGGCTCGCCGAGATCACCGCGGCGGGTTCCGGCTTCGTCTACGCGGCGTCGCTCATGGGCGTCACCGGAACCCGCGAGTCCGTCGGCGAGCAGGCCGCGGACCTGGTCCGGCGCACCCGCGCCACCACGGACCTGCCGGTCTGCGTGGGGCTCGGCGTCTCCAACGCCGCCCAGGCCGCGGAGGTCGCCACCTTCGCCGACGGCGTGATCGTCGGTTCCGCCTTCGTCAAGCGCATCCTCGACGCCCCCGACGAGGCGGCCGGGCTGGCCGCCGTACGGGAACTGGCGGGTGAACTGGCCCGCGGCGTCCAGCGGTCGCGGCCGGGCGCGTAG
- a CDS encoding DUF2752 domain-containing protein has product MDATTPPHPAGTHPPRPTAPYGPPHPGAPHPPVGEPDPPAGVTEPARASRPAGPPPPLRRRLLPPLGALAGVAAAFAYVGTVDPNEPGHYPACPLLRYTGLYCPGCGGLRSAHAFVHGDLAGALGANAMAVAGYAAFAVFMVWWLVRAVRGRPSRLDPAPWQLWLIGGVWAVFTVVRNLPFGSALVP; this is encoded by the coding sequence GTGGACGCCACGACACCCCCGCACCCGGCCGGGACGCACCCGCCCCGCCCCACCGCCCCGTACGGCCCGCCGCACCCGGGCGCGCCGCACCCGCCTGTCGGGGAACCGGACCCGCCCGCCGGCGTGACGGAGCCCGCCCGCGCGTCACGCCCGGCGGGGCCCCCGCCGCCGCTGCGCCGCAGGCTGCTGCCGCCGCTGGGCGCCCTCGCCGGGGTCGCGGCGGCGTTCGCGTACGTCGGCACCGTCGACCCCAACGAACCAGGCCACTACCCGGCCTGCCCGCTCCTGCGGTACACCGGCCTGTACTGCCCCGGCTGCGGCGGGCTGCGCAGCGCCCACGCCTTCGTCCACGGCGACCTCGCCGGGGCCCTCGGGGCCAACGCGATGGCCGTCGCCGGTTACGCCGCCTTCGCCGTGTTCATGGTGTGGTGGCTGGTCAGGGCGGTGCGGGGGCGACCTTCCCGGCTCGACCCGGCGCCCTGGCAGCTGTGGCTGATCGGTGGCGTGTGGGCCGTCTTCACCGTGGTCCGCAACCTGCCCTTCGGCTCCGCGCTCGTCCCGTGA
- the trpC gene encoding indole-3-glycerol phosphate synthase TrpC has translation MSVLDEIIEGVRADLAERQARVSLDELKERAAKAPQARDGVAALRGEGVQVICEVKRSSPSKGALAAIADPAGLAADYEAGGAAVISVLTEQRRFGGSLADLEAVRARVDIPVLRKDFIVTAYQLWEARAHGADLALLIVAALDQPALVSLIERAESIGLTPLVEVHDEEEVERAVDAGARIIGVNARDLKTLKVDRSTFERVVPEIPAGIVKVAESGVRGPHDLIAYANTGADAVLVGESLVTGRDPKAAVADLVAAGAHPALRHGRD, from the coding sequence GTGAGTGTGCTCGACGAGATCATCGAAGGCGTCCGCGCCGACCTCGCAGAGCGACAGGCGCGGGTCTCCCTCGACGAGCTCAAGGAGCGGGCCGCCAAGGCGCCCCAGGCCCGGGACGGCGTCGCCGCCCTGCGAGGCGAGGGCGTCCAGGTCATCTGCGAGGTCAAGCGCTCCAGCCCCTCCAAGGGCGCGCTGGCCGCGATCGCCGACCCCGCCGGGCTCGCCGCGGACTACGAGGCGGGCGGCGCGGCCGTCATCTCCGTCCTCACCGAGCAGCGGCGCTTCGGCGGCTCCCTGGCCGACCTGGAAGCCGTCCGCGCCCGCGTGGACATCCCCGTCCTGCGCAAGGACTTCATCGTCACCGCCTACCAGCTGTGGGAGGCCCGCGCCCACGGCGCCGACCTCGCCCTGCTGATCGTCGCCGCCCTCGACCAGCCCGCGCTGGTCTCGCTCATCGAGCGGGCCGAGTCCATCGGCCTCACCCCGCTCGTCGAGGTCCACGACGAGGAGGAGGTCGAGCGCGCCGTCGACGCGGGCGCCCGCATCATCGGCGTCAACGCCCGCGACCTCAAGACTCTCAAGGTGGACCGCTCCACGTTCGAGCGGGTCGTCCCGGAGATCCCGGCCGGCATCGTCAAGGTCGCCGAGTCCGGCGTCCGCGGCCCGCACGACCTCATCGCCTACGCCAACACCGGCGCCGACGCCGTGCTCGTCGGCGAGTCCCTCGTCACCGGGCGCGACCCCAAGGCCGCCGTGGCCGACCTGGTCGCCGCCGGCGCCCACCCGGCCCTGCGGCACGGACGGGACTGA
- a CDS encoding TIGR02234 family membrane protein, translating into MGDSGYVSAAPEPQPRAAGQGEASAPGARRSLAAALLLGGAGAAVVLLASGRTWTEGRVAGPGGTVTLEAAGGDITGVPTALAVVGLAALVAVLAARGTGRRLVALLLTLSGAGAAAAAVAGAYDRAALDEAAARATGDTAARAAALTQTAWPYVTAVAALLILAAGLLALRHGSSWPTMSGRYERDGGPRARGARREADPDRPDELWKALDRGEDPTDRT; encoded by the coding sequence ATGGGGGATAGTGGGTACGTGAGTGCCGCACCCGAACCCCAGCCCCGTGCCGCCGGCCAGGGCGAGGCGTCCGCCCCGGGCGCCCGCCGCAGCCTCGCCGCGGCCCTGCTCCTCGGTGGCGCCGGGGCCGCCGTCGTGCTGCTCGCCTCCGGCCGGACCTGGACCGAGGGGCGGGTCGCCGGCCCCGGCGGCACCGTCACCCTGGAGGCGGCCGGGGGTGACATCACCGGGGTGCCCACCGCCCTGGCCGTCGTCGGGCTCGCCGCCCTGGTCGCCGTCCTCGCCGCGCGCGGGACCGGCCGCCGCCTCGTCGCCCTGCTCCTGACGCTGAGCGGTGCCGGCGCGGCCGCCGCGGCCGTCGCCGGCGCGTACGACCGCGCGGCGCTCGACGAGGCGGCCGCCCGCGCCACCGGGGACACCGCCGCGCGCGCCGCCGCCCTCACCCAGACGGCCTGGCCCTACGTCACGGCCGTGGCGGCCCTGCTGATCCTCGCCGCCGGGCTCCTCGCCCTGCGCCACGGCTCCTCCTGGCCGACCATGTCCGGCCGGTACGAGCGCGACGGCGGCCCCCGCGCGCGGGGCGCCCGCCGCGAGGCCGACCCCGACCGGCCCGACGAGCTGTGGAAGGCCCTGGACCGCGGCGAGGACCCCACCGACCGCACCTGA
- the hisF gene encoding imidazole glycerol phosphate synthase subunit HisF — MSLAVRVIPCLDVDGGRVVKGVNFQNLRDAGDPVEMARLYDAEGADELTFLDITASSGDRETTYDVVRRTAEQVFIPLTVGGGVRSADDVDRLLRAGADKVGVNTAAIARPELIREVSERFGSQVLVLSVDARRCPEGTVTASGFEVTTHGGRRGTGIDAVEWAHRAAELGAGEILLNSMDADGTKDGYDTAMIAAVRAHVSVPVIASGGAGRLADFPPAVEAGADAVLAASVFHFGDLRIGEVKTALREAGHPVR, encoded by the coding sequence GTGAGCCTCGCGGTACGCGTGATCCCCTGCCTGGACGTGGACGGCGGCCGCGTCGTCAAGGGCGTCAACTTCCAAAACCTGCGCGACGCGGGCGACCCCGTCGAGATGGCCAGGCTCTACGACGCCGAGGGCGCCGACGAGCTCACCTTCCTCGACATCACCGCCTCCTCCGGCGACCGGGAGACCACCTACGACGTGGTGCGTCGCACCGCCGAGCAGGTCTTCATCCCGCTGACCGTCGGCGGCGGGGTGCGCAGCGCCGACGACGTCGACCGGCTGCTGCGCGCCGGCGCGGACAAGGTCGGCGTCAACACCGCCGCCATCGCCCGGCCCGAGCTGATCCGGGAGGTGTCGGAGCGGTTCGGCAGCCAGGTCCTCGTCCTGTCCGTGGACGCCCGGCGCTGCCCCGAGGGCACCGTCACGGCCTCCGGCTTCGAGGTCACCACCCACGGCGGGCGCCGGGGCACCGGCATCGACGCCGTCGAGTGGGCGCACCGGGCCGCGGAGCTCGGCGCGGGGGAGATCCTGCTGAACTCGATGGACGCCGACGGCACCAAGGACGGGTACGACACGGCGATGATCGCGGCCGTGCGCGCGCACGTCTCCGTGCCGGTCATCGCCTCCGGCGGCGCCGGCCGGCTCGCCGACTTCCCGCCCGCCGTCGAGGCCGGGGCGGACGCCGTGCTCGCGGCCTCCGTCTTCCACTTCGGCGACCTGCGGATCGGCGAGGTCAAGACCGCGCTGCGCGAGGCGGGGCACCCCGTCCGCTGA
- a CDS encoding RidA family protein produces the protein MTDPVRRVTTGAPWEEQFGYSRAVELPGGLVLVSGCTSVVDGAIAEGGPYEQAINSFGVAFAALAQLGLGAEDVVRTRMYLTHARDAEEVGRAHKELFDAIRPAASMLIVAGLVDSRLVVEVEVEAYRRDGGAAS, from the coding sequence ATGACCGACCCCGTACGCCGTGTGACGACCGGCGCCCCCTGGGAGGAGCAGTTCGGCTACTCCCGGGCCGTGGAGCTGCCGGGCGGTCTCGTCCTCGTCTCCGGATGCACCTCCGTCGTGGACGGGGCCATCGCCGAGGGCGGCCCCTACGAGCAGGCGATCAACTCCTTCGGCGTGGCCTTCGCCGCGCTCGCGCAGCTCGGGCTGGGCGCCGAGGACGTCGTCCGCACCCGCATGTACCTCACGCACGCCCGGGACGCGGAGGAGGTCGGCCGCGCCCACAAGGAGCTGTTCGACGCCATCCGCCCCGCCGCCTCCATGCTCATCGTCGCCGGCCTCGTCGACTCGCGGCTCGTCGTCGAGGTCGAGGTCGAGGCGTACCGCCGGGACGGGGGTGCCGCGTCGTGA
- the lgt gene encoding prolipoprotein diacylglyceryl transferase, whose protein sequence is MDLAYIPSPSTGVLHLGPVPLRGYAFCIIIGVFVAVWYGNRRWIARGGTAGTVADIAVWAVPFGLVGGRLYHVVTDYQLYFSEGRNWVDAFKIWEGGLGIWGAIALGAVGAWIGCRRRGIPLPAYADAIAPGIVLAQAIGRWGNWFNQELYGRPTDLPWALEISEGVNREAGLYHPTFLYESLWCVGVALLVVWADRRFTLGHGRAFALYVAAYCAGRGWIEYMRVDDAHHILGLRLNVWTAILVFLLAVTYIVLSARKRPGRETVVEPVKATAGTGTGAPGAGTAGGTATGSTSAVDKPAPAVDEPAPAAASEKPGTAAASDTSGTAAAPEKPGTDARGSAADGSAQPTGKTGAAGAGAPKKP, encoded by the coding sequence ATGGACCTTGCCTACATTCCCAGCCCGTCGACCGGTGTCCTCCACCTCGGACCGGTCCCGCTGCGCGGCTATGCCTTCTGCATCATCATCGGTGTCTTCGTCGCCGTCTGGTACGGCAACAGGCGCTGGATCGCCCGGGGCGGCACCGCCGGCACCGTGGCCGACATCGCCGTCTGGGCGGTCCCCTTCGGACTCGTCGGCGGCCGCCTGTACCACGTCGTCACGGACTACCAGCTGTACTTCAGCGAGGGCCGGAACTGGGTCGACGCGTTCAAGATCTGGGAAGGCGGCCTCGGCATCTGGGGCGCCATCGCGCTGGGGGCGGTGGGCGCCTGGATCGGCTGCCGCCGCCGGGGCATCCCCCTCCCCGCGTACGCCGACGCCATCGCGCCCGGCATCGTCCTCGCCCAGGCGATCGGCCGCTGGGGCAACTGGTTCAACCAGGAGCTGTACGGCCGCCCGACCGACCTGCCGTGGGCGCTGGAGATCAGCGAGGGCGTGAACCGCGAGGCCGGGCTCTACCACCCGACCTTCCTGTACGAGTCGCTGTGGTGCGTCGGGGTGGCCCTGCTGGTGGTCTGGGCCGACCGCCGCTTCACCCTCGGCCACGGACGGGCGTTCGCCCTGTACGTCGCCGCGTACTGCGCGGGCCGCGGCTGGATCGAGTACATGCGCGTCGACGACGCGCACCACATCCTGGGCCTGCGGCTGAACGTCTGGACCGCGATCCTGGTCTTCCTCCTCGCCGTGACGTACATCGTGCTGTCGGCGCGGAAGCGGCCGGGTCGCGAGACGGTCGTGGAGCCCGTGAAGGCCACCGCGGGGACCGGCACCGGCGCCCCGGGCGCCGGTACGGCCGGGGGGACGGCCACGGGCTCGACCTCCGCCGTCGACAAGCCGGCCCCCGCCGTCGACGAGCCGGCCCCCGCCGCCGCCTCGGAGAAGCCCGGCACGGCCGCCGCCTCCGACACGTCCGGCACGGCCGCCGCCCCGGAGAAGCCCGGCACGGACGCCCGGGGGAGCGCCGCCGACGGGTCGGCCCAGCCCACCGGAAAGACCGGCGCCGCCGGGGCCGGGGCGCCGAAGAAGCCGTAA
- a CDS encoding VIT1/CCC1 transporter family protein, which yields MSIIETEAALHEAHRDNHTHRDVNGGWLRPAVFGAMDGLVSNLALMTGVAGGSVTQQAIVITGLAGLAAGAFSMAAGEYTSVASQRELVQAELDVERRELRRHPVDEMEELAALYVARGVEPALAREVAMQLSRDPEQALEIHAREELGIDPDDLPSPLVAAVSSFGSFALGALLPVLPYLLGATTLWPAVLLALLGLFACGALVARVTARGWWYSGLRQLALGGAAAAVTYALGAAFGAAL from the coding sequence GTGTCCATCATCGAGACCGAGGCCGCGCTGCACGAGGCGCACCGGGACAACCACACGCACCGCGACGTGAACGGCGGCTGGCTGCGCCCGGCGGTGTTCGGCGCGATGGACGGGCTCGTCTCCAACCTCGCGCTGATGACCGGTGTCGCGGGCGGCTCCGTCACCCAGCAGGCCATCGTCATCACGGGCCTGGCGGGTCTCGCGGCCGGCGCCTTCTCGATGGCCGCCGGCGAGTACACCTCGGTCGCCTCGCAGCGGGAGCTGGTCCAGGCCGAGCTGGACGTGGAGCGCCGCGAGCTGCGCCGGCACCCGGTGGACGAGATGGAGGAGCTGGCCGCGCTCTACGTGGCCCGCGGCGTCGAGCCCGCCCTCGCCCGCGAGGTGGCGATGCAGCTGTCCCGTGACCCGGAGCAGGCGCTGGAGATCCACGCCCGCGAGGAACTGGGCATCGACCCCGACGACCTGCCGTCGCCGCTGGTGGCCGCCGTCTCGTCGTTCGGCTCCTTCGCCCTGGGCGCGCTGCTGCCCGTCCTGCCGTACCTGCTGGGCGCCACCACGCTGTGGCCCGCGGTCCTGCTGGCGCTGCTCGGTCTGTTCGCCTGCGGGGCGCTCGTCGCCCGGGTGACCGCGCGCGGCTGGTGGTACAGCGGCCTGCGCCAGCTCGCCCTCGGTGGCGCCGCGGCCGCCGTCACCTACGCCCTCGGGGCCGCCTTCGGCGCGGCGCTCTAG
- a CDS encoding anthranilate synthase component I, with translation MDLETFRKLAADRRVIPVSRRLLADGDTPVGLYRKLAAERPGTFLLESAENGRSWSRYSFVGVRSAATLTTRDGQAHWLGTPPVGVPVDGDPLKALRATVEALHTPRDLASGMPPFTGGMVGYLGYDVVRRLERIGDHGTDDLRLPELTMLLTSDLAVLDHWDGTVLLIANAINHNDLQTGVDEAYADAVARLDAMQADLTEPAESASAVLPPSELPAYTALWGGEAYQRAVDDVKERIRAGEAFQVVPSQRFETPCTASALDVYRVLRATNPSPYMYLFRFEGFDVVGSSPEALVKVEDGRAMVHPIAGTRPRGATPQEDQALADELIADAKERAEHLMLVDLGRNDLGRVCEPGSVEVVDFMSIERYSHVMHIVSTVTGRVAEGRTAFDVLTACFPAGTLSGAPKPRAMQIIEELEPGRRGLYGGAVGYLDFAGDSDTAIAIRTALLRDGTAYVQAGAGVVADSDPVAEDAECRNKAAAVLRAVHTANRMNHV, from the coding sequence ATGGACCTCGAGACCTTCCGGAAGCTGGCGGCCGACCGCCGAGTGATCCCCGTCAGTCGCCGCCTGCTCGCGGACGGCGACACCCCGGTCGGGCTGTACCGCAAGCTCGCCGCGGAGCGCCCGGGCACCTTCCTCCTGGAGTCCGCCGAGAACGGCCGCTCCTGGTCCCGGTACTCGTTCGTCGGCGTGCGCAGCGCCGCCACCCTGACCACCCGGGACGGACAGGCCCACTGGCTCGGCACCCCGCCCGTCGGCGTCCCCGTCGACGGGGACCCGCTGAAGGCCCTCCGCGCCACCGTCGAGGCCCTGCACACCCCGCGCGACCTGGCCTCCGGGATGCCGCCCTTCACCGGCGGCATGGTCGGCTACCTCGGTTACGACGTGGTGCGCCGCCTGGAGCGCATCGGTGACCACGGCACGGACGACCTGCGGCTGCCCGAGCTGACCATGCTGCTCACCTCGGACCTCGCCGTGCTCGACCACTGGGACGGCACGGTGCTGCTGATCGCCAACGCGATCAACCACAACGACCTCCAGACCGGCGTCGACGAGGCGTACGCGGACGCCGTCGCCCGGCTCGACGCGATGCAGGCCGACCTCACCGAGCCGGCCGAGTCCGCCTCCGCCGTCCTGCCGCCGTCGGAGCTGCCCGCCTACACCGCCCTGTGGGGCGGTGAGGCGTACCAGCGGGCCGTCGACGACGTGAAGGAGCGCATCCGCGCCGGCGAGGCGTTCCAGGTGGTGCCCTCGCAGCGGTTCGAGACGCCGTGCACGGCGAGCGCCCTGGACGTCTACCGGGTCCTGCGCGCCACCAACCCCTCCCCGTACATGTACCTGTTCCGCTTCGAGGGCTTCGACGTCGTCGGCTCCAGCCCCGAGGCCCTGGTCAAGGTGGAGGACGGGCGGGCCATGGTGCACCCCATCGCCGGCACCCGGCCGCGCGGCGCCACCCCGCAGGAGGACCAGGCCCTCGCCGACGAGCTGATCGCCGACGCGAAGGAGCGCGCCGAGCACCTCATGCTCGTCGACCTCGGCCGCAACGACCTCGGCCGGGTGTGCGAGCCGGGCTCCGTCGAGGTCGTCGACTTCATGTCCATCGAGCGGTACTCGCACGTCATGCACATCGTCTCCACGGTGACCGGCCGGGTCGCCGAGGGACGCACCGCCTTCGACGTGCTGACCGCCTGCTTCCCGGCGGGCACCCTGTCGGGCGCGCCCAAGCCGCGCGCCATGCAGATCATCGAGGAGCTGGAGCCCGGCAGGCGCGGCCTGTACGGCGGGGCCGTCGGCTACCTCGACTTCGCGGGCGACTCGGACACCGCCATCGCCATCCGCACCGCGCTGCTGCGCGACGGCACCGCCTACGTCCAGGCGGGGGCCGGTGTCGTCGCCGACTCCGACCCGGTCGCGGAGGACGCCGAGTGCCGCAACAAGGCGGCCGCGGTGCTCCGCGCCGTGCACACCGCCAACCGGATGAACCACGTCTGA
- a CDS encoding HGxxPAAW family protein, with the protein MAGSAHGHTPAAWTGVTISFIGFCVAGAFMVAANPLGFWAGIGLVLLGGVVGAVMKAAGLGMPKESQEHAEARRAAAGA; encoded by the coding sequence ATGGCGGGCAGCGCCCACGGACACACCCCGGCCGCCTGGACCGGCGTCACCATCTCCTTCATCGGCTTCTGCGTCGCCGGTGCCTTCATGGTGGCGGCCAACCCGCTCGGCTTCTGGGCCGGTATCGGCCTCGTCCTGCTCGGCGGTGTCGTCGGCGCCGTGATGAAGGCCGCCGGCCTCGGGATGCCCAAGGAGTCGCAGGAGCACGCCGAGGCGCGCCGCGCGGCGGCCGGCGCCTGA
- the hisI gene encoding phosphoribosyl-AMP cyclohydrolase has translation MTSNLDPAIAARLKRSPDGLVPAIAQQYDTGEVLMLGWMDDEALHRTLTTGRCTYWSRSRQEYWVKGDTSGHVQHVKSVALDCDADTLLVRVDQVGAACHTGARTCFDADVLPLGE, from the coding sequence ATGACCAGCAACCTTGACCCGGCCATCGCCGCCCGTCTCAAGCGCAGCCCCGACGGGCTGGTCCCGGCCATCGCCCAGCAGTACGACACCGGCGAGGTGCTCATGCTCGGCTGGATGGACGACGAGGCCCTGCACCGCACCCTCACCACCGGTCGCTGCACCTACTGGTCGCGCAGCCGCCAGGAGTACTGGGTCAAGGGCGACACCTCCGGCCACGTCCAGCACGTCAAGTCCGTCGCGCTCGACTGCGACGCCGACACCCTCCTCGTCCGGGTCGACCAGGTCGGCGCCGCCTGCCACACCGGGGCCCGGACCTGCTTCGACGCCGACGTGCTGCCCCTGGGCGAGTAG
- a CDS encoding TIGR03085 family metal-binding protein produces MSTHAKRERLLLADLLEAAGPDAPTLCDGWTTRELAAHVVVRERRPDAAAGVLIGPLKGRLERVQAEFAAKPYAELVQLVRGGPPRMSPFSIKQVDEGANTVEFYVHSEDVRRAQPDWSPREIDPVFADTLWARLEKLARLSARRCPVGLVLRRTDGQTAVARRGTPVVTVTGEPSELLMFLYGRQEVARVELDGDKEAVARVAEARLGI; encoded by the coding sequence ATGTCCACCCATGCCAAGCGTGAACGACTGCTCCTCGCCGACCTGTTGGAGGCCGCGGGGCCCGACGCTCCGACCCTGTGCGACGGCTGGACCACCCGCGAGCTGGCTGCGCACGTGGTGGTGCGCGAGCGCCGCCCGGACGCGGCGGCCGGCGTCCTGATCGGCCCGCTGAAGGGCCGGCTGGAGCGGGTCCAGGCGGAGTTCGCGGCCAAGCCGTACGCCGAGCTCGTGCAGCTGGTCCGGGGCGGCCCGCCCCGGATGTCGCCCTTCTCGATCAAGCAGGTCGACGAGGGGGCGAACACGGTCGAGTTCTACGTCCACTCCGAGGACGTCCGGCGGGCCCAGCCGGACTGGTCCCCGCGCGAGATCGACCCGGTCTTCGCGGACACCCTGTGGGCGCGCCTGGAGAAGCTCGCCCGCCTCTCCGCCCGCCGCTGCCCCGTCGGCCTCGTCCTGCGCCGCACCGACGGGCAGACGGCCGTCGCCCGCCGCGGCACCCCCGTGGTGACGGTGACCGGCGAGCCCTCGGAGCTGCTGATGTTCCTGTACGGCCGCCAGGAGGTCGCCCGGGTCGAACTGGACGGCGACAAGGAGGCGGTGGCGCGGGTGGCCGAGGCCAGACTGGGCATCTGA